Genomic window (Lujinxingia vulgaris):
CGACGACGGGAAGGGCGACGACGTCGTAGCGGGAGAGGGCGCGCACGGCCTCCTCGCGGTCGTCGAAGGCCGAGAGGCTGACAAAGGAATTGTCCATCAACGAGGCGACGGTGGCCTCGGGGTCGGCCAGGATGAGCTTTCGTAGCTCCAGCGCGTCGATGAGCTGCCAATCGGGGTCGGTGACGTAGACGATGGAGATGATCTCGGAGTCGCGGCCCTTTTTTCGGATGTGTTCGATGGCCCGGGCGATCGTCCACTTTGCGCGGACGGCGACGTAGTCGGGCGTCATCAGTCGGCCGACGCTCTCCTCGGGGTAGCCCAGGAGCTGGCGGGCTTCGCGCAGATCTTCGGGACTTAAGAGGTTGAGCAGGCGCTGGGTGACCTGGCCCGGGAGCTCTTCGAGGAGCTGGGTGCGGTCGTCGGGCTTGAGGTTGGCGACGAGCTCGCGGGCGTGCTCATCGGTGAGGTCGGAGAGGAGGTTGTTGGCCTCTTCAAGCTCCAGGTAGCTGAAGAGGTCGGCGGCCAGGGCGCGGGGCAGGGCGTGAAAGGCCAGGACCTTATCGGTCTTGGGGAGGGCGATGAAGGCGTCAGCGATCTCGGCGGTCGGCACGCCGGCGACCACATCTTTGACCTCGCTCCAGCGCTTCTCGTGGATGCAGGCCTGAAGTTCGGCCACGATCTGGTCGTGGTCGAAGGGGATGGAGCTCTCTTCAAGGGACATCGGCGAGTGCCTGGGCGATGGCGCGTTGGGGTCGCAAAAAACTTCCGATCGAGAAGACGCGCCAATGTAGCGAGGCCGGCCTGTCAGTCAAGTGCGCCGCGCCGATGTGGCCTCAGAGCGAGGCTGAGGAGGCCCGGGTGGAGGCATCGGCCTCGGCGGCGATCTCGGCGCCGGTGGCGTATTGCAGTCGGTAGAGCGTGGCGTAGTGCCCGCCGGCGGCGACCAGATCCTGGTGGGTGCCTTCTTCGAGAAGTTGGCCTTTGTGGAGGACCAGGATGCGGTCAGCGCGCTGGATGGTGGAGAGGCGGTGGGCGATCACAAGCGAGGTCTGCCTGGCGAGCATGCGCTCGATGGCGTCCTGGATCAGCGCTTCGGTGTCGGTGTCGACGTTGGCGGTGGCCTCGTCGAGGATGAGCACCTCGGGGTCGCGGATGAGCGCGCGGGCAAAGGCCAGAAGTTGTTTCTGGCCGGCGGAGAGGTTCTGTCCGCGCTCGCTCACCGCGTAGTCGAGGCCGCCATCGAGGCGCTCGATCATCGCGTCGGCGTGCACGAGCTCGGTGGCGCGGCGGATGTCTTCGTCACCGACGGCGCTGTCGCCCATGGTGAGGTTTTTGCGCACGGTGTCGCTGAAGAGGAAGACGTCCTGGAGCACCACCGCGAACTTGCGGCGAAGCTCCTGCACGTCGAACTCGCGGATGTCGATGCCGTTGAGGAGAATGCGACCGCGCTCGATGTCGTGGAGGCGAGTGAGGAGCTTGATGATTGTGGTTTTTCCTGCCCCGGTGTGGCCGACCAGCGCGATGCGCTCGCAGGGGTTGACCTTAAAGGAGAGGCCGCGCAGCACGGGCTCGTCGCCGCCGTAGCCGAACCAGACGTCATCGAACTCGATGGTCAGCGGGCCCTCGGGGATCTGGCGGGGGGAATCGGGCTGGGGGATGGTCTCGTGGGTGTCGAGGAGCTGGAAGACGCGCTCGCTGCTGGCCATCGCGCTCTGCAGGAAGTTGTACTTCTGGGCCAGGTCGCGGATCGGCACGAAGAATTTTTGCATGTACTCGATAAAGGCCACGAGCACGCCGAGCGTGATGGCGCCGTCGAGGGCCTGACCGCTGCCGTACCAGATGATGGCGCCGATGGTCACCGAGCCCACCGCCTCGACCACCGAGTAGAGCAGGGCGTCGTAGCGGATCGAGCGGATGTTGGCGTCGCGGTAGTCGGCGTTGATGTCGCGGTACTCATCGCGGCTCACATTCTCGCGCACGAAGAGCTGAATGACGCTCATGCCGGTGATGCTCTCCTGCAAGTGCGAGTAGAGGCGAGCGATCTTGACGCGGATTTCGCGAAAGGCCTTGCGCAGGAAGTAGCGGAAGATGGCGGTGAGGCCGACGAGCACGGGCACGACTACGAAGCTGGCCAGCGCGAGCTGCCAGTTTTTGTAGAGCAGAATGACCACGATAGCGGTGAGCGTGATGATGTCGCCCACCATCGAGATCATGCCGGATGAGAGCGCTTCCTGCAGGGATTCGATGTCGGTGGTCATGCGCGACATGAGCCGGCCGACAGGGTTTTTCTTAAAGAAGTCGGACGAGAGGCCCTGGACGTGCTCGAAGAGCTCCTGGCGAAGATCGCGCAGGGCTTTCTGGCCGGCGTACTGCGTCACATACATCTGACCGAAGGTCAGCGCGGCCATGCCGACGATGCTCGCAGCGTAGAGCGCGAGCACGCCCCACAGGCCGCCGAGCTTGCCGGGGATGAGGTAGTCATCGATGGCGATCTGCAAAAGCCAGGGCTGCACCAACGAGACGGCGGTGAGCGCGGGCATCGAGATCAGCGAGAGGAAAAAGAGCCAGCGGTAGGGACGCATGTAGGTCCACAGCCGCCGGACCAGCGAGAAGTCGGTGATCTGGCCGAGCTTCTGCTCCTGGAAGCCCGAGCCGATGGCGGCATTTTTGGGGCGTCCGTCTTTGGATGTCTCACCGCTGTCGTAGGCGGCGGATTTTTTATCTTCTGGGGCGCTCACGATTCGAGTTGCTCCCTGAGTTTCTGCCGCGCGTACATCTCGGCGTAGAGGCCGCCTTTTTCGACGAGCGCGTCGTGGGTTCCCTGCTCGACGAGCTCTCCCTGGTCGAGCACGAAGATGCAGTCGACCCGGGAGAGGGCGTTGAAGCGGTGGGTGATGAGGATGGAGGTGCGCCCGTGCATCAGCTCTTTGAGCTGGTCGAGGATGCGGCGCTCGGTCTGGGTGTCGACGCTGGCCAGGGCGTCGTCGAGGATGAGGATGCGCGGATCGGTGAGGAGCGCACGCGCAATCGTGGTGCGCTGCTTCTGGCCGCCCGAGAGCGTCACGCCGCGCTCGCCGACGAGCGTATCGAGGCCTTTGTCGAAGGCCTCCAGGTCGCCATCGAGGGCGGCGATTTTGACGGCCTGGTCGATGCGGTCTTGCTGTGAGATGGAGCCGTCGGTGCCGCTTCCCAGGCGCTCAATCAGCGGGGCGGTGGGGGCGCGGCGAGTGAGGGATTCGTCGAATTGCAGGGCGTCGAGGCCAAAGCGGATGTTCTGGCCGATGGTCATCGAGAAGAGGAAGGGCTCCTGGGGCACAAAGCCGATCTCCGAGCGCAGCTCGCGCAGGGGGGCCTGCGGGAGCGGTACGCCGTCGACACGGATCTGACCGGAGGTCGGGTCGTAGAGCCTGGCGAGCAGCTTGACCAGGGTGGATTTTCCGCTGCCGGTTTTGCCGACGATGGCCACGGTGGAGCCGGCCGGGATGGAGAGCGAGATGTCTTTGAGGACGGGGCTCCCGTCGTAGGCGAAGTTAACCTGGTCGAACTCAATATGACCCAGGGCTGTGTGTTCTTCGGCGGTAGGAAGTTTTTCGGCGAGGTCGCCCGGGTCGGCGACGTCGGGCTCGTAGTTGCTGACCTCGCAGATGCGCTCAAAGGCGGCCAGTCCGCGGTGCCAGACGGCGAAGACCCAGCCCAGCGCGATGGTGGGGAAGGCCAGGGCCACAACGTAGCCGTTGAACTCGACGAAGGTGCCGAGCTCCATCGTGCCGGCGATCACGCGTTGCGCGCCGACGACGAGCACCACGAGGGTGCCCACGTTGGCGATGAGCACGATCATGGCGTTGAGCATCGCGCGGATGCGCGCCAGCTTGACGTTCTCTTCGTAGAAGGTGGTGTTGAGCTCGGAGTAGTCGTCGATCTCGCGATCTTGAAGGGTGTAGGCCTTGATGACGTCGACACCGCTCAAGTTCTCCTGGACGCGCGAGGACATGTTGGAAAGTTCGGCCTGCACCCGTTTTGTCTGCTCGAAGAGGGCGCGGATGATGCTGCGCATCCCGAGGAGGAGCAGTGGCAGAGGCGCGAGACACCAGAGCGTCAGGCCGAGATCGAGGGCGACCATGCGCTGGATGCCGATGGTGTAGGCGACGATGGCGTTGACGATGTGCAGAAAGGCGATGGCGAAGAGCAGGCGCACGTAGGTGACGTCGTTGGTCACCCGGCTGGTGATGTCGCCGGTGGGCATGCTCCCGAAAAAACTCGGGGTGAGGCGGGCCAGGTGAGTGTAGAGTTCGTTTCGAAGATCGAACTCGATGTGTCGCCCGGCGTTGAAGATGGTGGTGCGGCTGTAGACGCGGGCGATGCCGGCGCCGATGGCCAGCGCGATGATGATCATCGCGGCGCGGATGACCTGCTGGCGCGTCTCAGCGAGCTGCTCGGCGCTGGCGCCGACGGAGTCGCGCATGAGCTGGACGGCGTCTCCGAGCTGCTGGGGGATGGCGAGCGCCAGCCCGTTGGTCAGCAGCAAGAAGATCGCACCGGCGGCGAAGAGTCCGCGGTAGCGTTTGAAATACCCCCAGAGGATCTTGCGGCGCTCGCGATCGGAGACGCTGGCCAGACGAGGTCCGGAGGTGGGTGTGGAGCTTGAGGACTGCGACATACAACACGACACGAGGAGGGAAGGGGCGCTCGCCAGGTGGCGAGGCGGAAGGAAATGCGCGCCCGGCAAACTAAGGAGATGCACCAAACATTTCAACCCGCCCGAGGTTGGGATGGCGAGGCGGTGAATCAGTGCAGGGGAAGACCGATGCGATCGAGGCGCGGGGCGCCGCTTTCGGGAGCGCTGGACCAGGCGATATGTACGGGGCGGCCGATGATCTGGTCGGCCGGTAGCGGTCCGTAGAGGCGGCTGTCGGAGGTGAGCGAAGCGCCGGGCTCGGCAGTGGCGAGGTGGCTGCGGTTGTCGGCGAGCACGAAATAGTCGTCCGGGCCCAGGGCAAGGCCGGGGACGGAGGCGTCGGGTGTGGCTTCGTCGCTGATGGCGACGACGTAGCGCTCGGCGTGGTTGTGCTCGACCCAGGCGCGCAGTCCGAGGGCGTCATCGAGCTGGGCCTGACCGACCCATTCGTGCATCAACGGGGTGTACTCGACGAGCTGGCCCGCGATGATCAGGGTGTTGCCCTGCATCTGGATCTCTTCGCCGGGCTCAGCAATGACCCGCAAGGTGGCCGGGGCATCGGTCTCCGGTGTGATAAGCGTCACCAGATCTCCGCGTCGGGGCGGGGCGATGTGCGCGGGGACTCGCCGCACAAAGAGGGTGTCGCCGGGCAACGCCAGGGGATAGAGGGCGAGGTTGTCGACGTGGGTAAAGGTCCAGAGGTGGCGCAGTGATTGGTCGAAAATGATCGCCACCGGCCCGACAAATGTCATCAGGGCGATGAGGGTGTAGATGAGCGGATGCTGAAAGGCCCGATGTGGCTGTGGCGAGGCTTCCGCGATCAGGTCGGATGCTCGTGATGCGCTTAGCAGTCCAACCGCCGCCCAGGCCACAAGTGTGGCGATTGCCGCCCAGGCGAGGACCAGGTTCCAGAACGTCACCGCGATGACGACGAGCAGGATGAGCAAGACGACGAGCAGGTTGACCACGAGCCCACCGATGAGTCGGCCGGCGTGGACGAGCCCGAGCCCTGGTGAGAACACCGTGAGCAGCCAGGCGATGCGGGCGTTGGAGCGTGAGCGGGTGTCGTGGGGCATCGGTACACTCGAGGAGGAGAAACGCGGCGCAGGTCGGGGCTGCGGGCAGCACTCGAATCTAGGGGGGCAGCATCGGGGGTGTCAACGCGCTACGCTGCACGTGTTGTCAGGGCTGATTCGCCGCACTACAACGTAGCGCGCGAGGACCGCGGGTCACGTAGAAAGTCGCATAAACGCTCGTCGTAAGGTGACCCTGGGTCAGTTGGAGAATGACCCTGGGTCGTTTTAGAGCGTTGAGTTTGTGGGGCGTTAAGAGAATGACCGTGGGACTTTTCTGAGCGTTGAGTTGATCGTCGTAGGGTGACCGTGGGTTGGTTAGAGAATGACCGTGGGTTGCTTTAGGGCGTTGAGTGCGATGGTCGGTTGGAAGGTGTCGGTGGGGGATTTGGAAGGTGTTGGTAGTTGATTTGACAGGCCGTAGAAACTGGTGACGTGCACCGACCGGGGGGCGGTTGGAAAACGACCGTGGGTCACTTTGAAAGCCTGGGTCGTTTAGAGCGTTGAGTTTGTGGGGCGTTAAGAGAATGACCGTGGGACTTTTCTGAGCGTTGAGTTGATCGTCGTAGGGTGACCGTGGGTTGGTTAGAGAATGACCGTGGGTCGTTTTAGAGCGTTGAGTTTGTGGGGCGTTAAGAGAATGACCGTGGGACTTTTCTGAGCGTTGAGTTGATCGTCGTAGGGTGACCGTGGGTCGGTTAGAGAATGACCGTGGGTTGCTTTAGGGCGTTGAGTGCGATGGTCGGTTGGAAGGTGTCGGTGGGGGATTTGGAAGGTGTCGGTAGTTGATTTGACAGGCCGTAGAAACTGGTGACGTGCACCGACCGGGGGGCGGTTGGAAA
Coding sequences:
- the mgtE gene encoding magnesium transporter, which produces MSLEESSIPFDHDQIVAELQACIHEKRWSEVKDVVAGVPTAEIADAFIALPKTDKVLAFHALPRALAADLFSYLELEEANNLLSDLTDEHARELVANLKPDDRTQLLEELPGQVTQRLLNLLSPEDLREARQLLGYPEESVGRLMTPDYVAVRAKWTIARAIEHIRKKGRDSEIISIVYVTDPDWQLIDALELRKLILADPEATVASLMDNSFVSLSAFDDREEAVRALSRYDVVALPVVDSGGVLLGIVTVDDVLDVAEEEATEDFHKGAAVSPLDRSYRESSIWSLFQKRIGWLLILVIVNLLSSAVISAYEETLATVIALAFFIPLLIGSGGNTGAQSATLMVRAIATDDVRLSQWFNCVSKEVAVGLSLGVAMGLASAVLGLFRGGWMLGVVVGLSMLGIVLVANLVGTILPFILTRANVDPAIASSPLITTIADASGLLIYFGTASFFIETGLIG
- a CDS encoding ABC transporter ATP-binding protein, with the protein product MSAPEDKKSAAYDSGETSKDGRPKNAAIGSGFQEQKLGQITDFSLVRRLWTYMRPYRWLFFLSLISMPALTAVSLVQPWLLQIAIDDYLIPGKLGGLWGVLALYAASIVGMAALTFGQMYVTQYAGQKALRDLRQELFEHVQGLSSDFFKKNPVGRLMSRMTTDIESLQEALSSGMISMVGDIITLTAIVVILLYKNWQLALASFVVVPVLVGLTAIFRYFLRKAFREIRVKIARLYSHLQESITGMSVIQLFVRENVSRDEYRDINADYRDANIRSIRYDALLYSVVEAVGSVTIGAIIWYGSGQALDGAITLGVLVAFIEYMQKFFVPIRDLAQKYNFLQSAMASSERVFQLLDTHETIPQPDSPRQIPEGPLTIEFDDVWFGYGGDEPVLRGLSFKVNPCERIALVGHTGAGKTTIIKLLTRLHDIERGRILLNGIDIREFDVQELRRKFAVVLQDVFLFSDTVRKNLTMGDSAVGDEDIRRATELVHADAMIERLDGGLDYAVSERGQNLSAGQKQLLAFARALIRDPEVLILDEATANVDTDTEALIQDAIERMLARQTSLVIAHRLSTIQRADRILVLHKGQLLEEGTHQDLVAAGGHYATLYRLQYATGAEIAAEADASTRASSASL
- the lepB gene encoding signal peptidase I, translated to MPHDTRSRSNARIAWLLTVFSPGLGLVHAGRLIGGLVVNLLVVLLILLVVIAVTFWNLVLAWAAIATLVAWAAVGLLSASRASDLIAEASPQPHRAFQHPLIYTLIALMTFVGPVAIIFDQSLRHLWTFTHVDNLALYPLALPGDTLFVRRVPAHIAPPRRGDLVTLITPETDAPATLRVIAEPGEEIQMQGNTLIIAGQLVEYTPLMHEWVGQAQLDDALGLRAWVEHNHAERYVVAISDEATPDASVPGLALGPDDYFVLADNRSHLATAEPGASLTSDSRLYGPLPADQIIGRPVHIAWSSAPESGAPRLDRIGLPLH
- a CDS encoding ABC transporter ATP-binding protein, coding for MSQSSSSTPTSGPRLASVSDRERRKILWGYFKRYRGLFAAGAIFLLLTNGLALAIPQQLGDAVQLMRDSVGASAEQLAETRQQVIRAAMIIIALAIGAGIARVYSRTTIFNAGRHIEFDLRNELYTHLARLTPSFFGSMPTGDITSRVTNDVTYVRLLFAIAFLHIVNAIVAYTIGIQRMVALDLGLTLWCLAPLPLLLLGMRSIIRALFEQTKRVQAELSNMSSRVQENLSGVDVIKAYTLQDREIDDYSELNTTFYEENVKLARIRAMLNAMIVLIANVGTLVVLVVGAQRVIAGTMELGTFVEFNGYVVALAFPTIALGWVFAVWHRGLAAFERICEVSNYEPDVADPGDLAEKLPTAEEHTALGHIEFDQVNFAYDGSPVLKDISLSIPAGSTVAIVGKTGSGKSTLVKLLARLYDPTSGQIRVDGVPLPQAPLRELRSEIGFVPQEPFLFSMTIGQNIRFGLDALQFDESLTRRAPTAPLIERLGSGTDGSISQQDRIDQAVKIAALDGDLEAFDKGLDTLVGERGVTLSGGQKQRTTIARALLTDPRILILDDALASVDTQTERRILDQLKELMHGRTSILITHRFNALSRVDCIFVLDQGELVEQGTHDALVEKGGLYAEMYARQKLREQLES